The DNA region AACGGGTGATAGAAGAATCTGTTCCAGGAAAGCAAGTGACCTTGGCTCACGTCATTGCTTCGCCGATCACAGAAGTATATGAGTCACTAGGCGTCGAAGATACGGGAGCAATCGGTATCTTAACCATTTCTCCTTTTGAAACAGCGATCATTGCCGCGGATATCGCTGGAAAAAGCGCAGACGTAACAGTCGGGTTCCTTGATCGTTTTACTGGTTCGGTATTGTTGACGGGCGATGTTCAAAGTGTAGAAGTAGCTTTAGGGGCTGTCGTGACTATTTTAAAAGAACGGCTGGATTATGAAGTTGTTCCGCTTACTAAGACATGAACAAACGATTGTTGATCATAGGCCCAAAGGGAAGCGGCAGTCATATCATCGCTCAGGCGATCGAGCAAACCGATAAGCCGATTCGAAAAGTTGCTAATCTACTTTATACCAAAAAAACGATCATTGTTCCAAGTCAGTATCTTGAGAGTCCTTGGATGCATAAACATATCATTGCATTACAGCAAGAAGCTCATCAAGCATTGTTTCTTTTACCGATCCAGAGTACGAAAAAAAGTTATCCACCTAATTTTGCTCAAGTTTTTAGAATACCGATAGTGGGTGTCATTACCTATAAAACCGGGAACTATTCCGAAGAAATGGTGCTAAAAGCACAGCGATCATTAAAAGAAATAGGAATCAAAAGAAGACATATTCAAGTTGATTTGACTGATAAAAACGATTTATTAACCGTTGAAAAGTATTTGAACATGAAATAAGTAAGAAAGGAGGCTATTTTTTGTTTAATCAATTTAAAATGCCGACCAAAATCATTACAGGAGCAGGAAGTTTAGCAGAACTACAAGCACTATCTTTAAAGAAAGTCTTGATCATCTGTGATCCATTTATGGAAAAAAATGGAACTGCTGAAAAAATTGGAAAGCTGCTGAAAGAAAAAAAGATTGGCTATAGTATTTTTTCTGAAATCATTCCAGATCCAACGATTGATGTCGTAACGAAAGGGCTAGTTGCAGCAATCAAGTCAAAACCTGATGGAATGATCGCCTTAGGTGGCGGGTCAGCGATGGATGCAGCAAAAGTGATTCGACAAATGTATATCACAGCTGAAAAAGAAAGCTCCGTTCAGTTGATCTGTATTCCTACAACGAGCGGTACGGGTAGTGAAGTGACCGCTTTTGCAGTGATATCTGATCCTGTTGTACAAAGTAAATATGCTTTGGTCGATGATCAGATGATTCCTGATTATGCAATATTAGATCCCCTGTTAACGATGAGTGTTCCCAAAAATGTCACAGCAGATACAGGGATCGATGTTTTTACTCATTGTATGGAAGCTTTAGCTTCAACAAATGCTACTGACTTTACCGATGCTTGTGCTGAAAAAGCAATGAAAATCATTTGGAATGATTTGGTTTCAGTTTTTAATGATGGCGAAAATAGTATGCTGCGCGAAAAAATCCACAATGCTTCATGCCTAGCTGGAATCTCATTCAGCGAAGCTTCTTTAGGAATTTGTCATAGCTTAGCACATGCTCTAGGTGGTCGTTTCCATATTCCGCATGGTCGAGCGAATGCGATGCTACTGCCTCATGTGATCAGTTACAATGCCGGTCTAGAGACAGAAAAAGAAATTCCGCAGTTACTGATTTATAAAAATATAGCGGAGCTTTTAGGCTTTAAAGCTGGGACCTCAAAGGCAACCGTTCATGCGATGAATACAGGGATTCAGCGTCAGTTTAAACAAATGGGTATTCCAAAGACCATCAATGAATGCGGGATCGATCCAGAAGAATTTATTACGGCGATTCCTGAAATGGCTGAGAAAGCTTTAGAAGATAAATGTACGCTGACTAACCCAAGAACACCGAAAAAAGCAGAACTAGAATCGATTTATCAGAGGCTGTTAAGAGGTGGTTATTGATGCACTTTATTACTGAAAGTGACTTACGAACCCATTTCCGCAAGGAGCCTTTTACACATATGACATTGGCAGAAACAGAGCGTTTAACACCAGGAGCAAAGCAGTT from Enterococcus sp. 9D6_DIV0238 includes:
- a CDS encoding 1-propanol dehydrogenase PduQ; its protein translation is MFNQFKMPTKIITGAGSLAELQALSLKKVLIICDPFMEKNGTAEKIGKLLKEKKIGYSIFSEIIPDPTIDVVTKGLVAAIKSKPDGMIALGGGSAMDAAKVIRQMYITAEKESSVQLICIPTTSGTGSEVTAFAVISDPVVQSKYALVDDQMIPDYAILDPLLTMSVPKNVTADTGIDVFTHCMEALASTNATDFTDACAEKAMKIIWNDLVSVFNDGENSMLREKIHNASCLAGISFSEASLGICHSLAHALGGRFHIPHGRANAMLLPHVISYNAGLETEKEIPQLLIYKNIAELLGFKAGTSKATVHAMNTGIQRQFKQMGIPKTINECGIDPEEFITAIPEMAEKALEDKCTLTNPRTPKKAELESIYQRLLRGGY
- a CDS encoding BMC domain-containing protein, with amino-acid sequence MLESNVQRVIEESVPGKQVTLAHVIASPITEVYESLGVEDTGAIGILTISPFETAIIAADIAGKSADVTVGFLDRFTGSVLLTGDVQSVEVALGAVVTILKERLDYEVVPLTKT
- a CDS encoding EutP/PduV family microcompartment system protein, whose amino-acid sequence is MLIIGPKGSGSHIIAQAIEQTDKPIRKVANLLYTKKTIIVPSQYLESPWMHKHIIALQQEAHQALFLLPIQSTKKSYPPNFAQVFRIPIVGVITYKTGNYSEEMVLKAQRSLKEIGIKRRHIQVDLTDKNDLLTVEKYLNMK